One Thalassotalea atypica DNA window includes the following coding sequences:
- a CDS encoding polysaccharide biosynthesis C-terminal domain-containing protein: MSLLANLLIAGLISLNLISMGGSVNQFSMFLAFQLSLLGGALIAILVAIVRSRNRVTIANAYESLPINGILFLALITGGIFLQQSQNLMYPIISHGVISFAAAAVIAIKVLSTVQLRHPTFNFSMFRSMKCGLPFSLIAGATALNTSIDTLMVNHYLSLNDVAFYNIAQKLSSLVQFSLVIATSLVANKFAQLYANGDVVQLKQSLFTVIKISSSAAFIVLVLIFFASDMLLNLWGESFITAKVSLLILAGAQFINVLFGPLGVLLTMTGVERKVLVGTVCTLIVNIVLNSQLVPLFGINGAAIATATGIIIQNSIFLGLVMRQGVLREVV; the protein is encoded by the coding sequence ATGAGCCTGTTGGCCAACCTGCTGATTGCCGGGTTGATATCGCTCAACCTTATTTCAATGGGCGGTAGCGTTAATCAATTTTCCATGTTTTTAGCATTTCAGCTCTCGTTATTAGGTGGGGCGCTTATTGCAATATTAGTGGCTATTGTTCGAAGTCGAAATAGAGTAACAATTGCTAATGCTTATGAAAGCTTGCCCATCAATGGTATTTTATTTTTAGCGTTGATAACAGGCGGAATTTTTTTACAACAAAGCCAAAACTTGATGTACCCAATTATTTCACATGGTGTTATTAGTTTTGCAGCTGCTGCCGTCATAGCGATAAAGGTGCTTTCAACGGTACAATTGAGACATCCTACATTCAATTTCTCAATGTTTCGAAGCATGAAGTGCGGCTTGCCTTTTTCGTTAATTGCAGGAGCCACGGCTTTAAACACGAGTATAGATACACTAATGGTAAATCATTATTTATCATTGAATGATGTTGCCTTTTACAATATTGCGCAAAAATTATCGTCATTAGTGCAGTTTAGCTTGGTGATTGCTACAAGTTTAGTCGCGAACAAATTTGCGCAATTGTATGCAAACGGGGACGTGGTGCAATTAAAGCAATCATTGTTTACGGTGATAAAAATATCTTCTAGTGCAGCATTTATTGTATTGGTTCTTATTTTTTTTGCTTCAGACATGCTCTTAAACTTGTGGGGCGAAAGTTTTATTACTGCTAAAGTTTCTTTGTTAATTTTGGCTGGGGCTCAATTTATCAACGTGCTGTTCGGTCCTTTAGGTGTGTTGTTAACGATGACAGGAGTTGAACGAAAAGTGCTCGTTGGAACCGTTTGTACACTAATCGTAAATATCGTTTTGAATAGTCAACTTGTTCCCTTGTTCGGTATCAATGGTGCGGCAATAGCAACAGCCACTGGAATTATAATTCAAAATTCGATATTTTTAGGACTTGTGATGCGTCAAGGCGTTCTGAGAGAAGTAGTTTGA